The genomic stretch TCTGTCCTCATTCCATTTGCTATAATTCCCGAATACTAAGGATGTCATCTACCATGTAGACAAACAATTTATAGCACAATCTATTCTCAGTGAGAATCAAAGAGAACTCCTATAGTGAACTCCAGTCATGGTCAGGGTAGTAGCCCAGTGGCTGGATGCTTGCTCCATAATCCTAACGGTGAAAAGTTCAACGGTTGACGCCCAAGAATCAGACAAAGGTAAAGGAGCTACTGAAATTTCAGTTCCTCCATTCAAACTCTTGGAATTTTATTGACTGGCACAAGAACTTTAGCTCCAGGGACAGTAAGACAATTACCAGTACCTAGACTTCACACCTTCACACATGTTCCAGGAAAATGAAAACCCACGAATCCTATAACTAGTCTTTCAACGGTAATCGATCAAATAGTTGTGTGCATGAAATCATACGATTAAACACCCAACAGTTCGCAgtatcaaatagatatatacactTCTCGAAAACAGAAGATAAAACACAAAATCCAACCAAGAaggaaagtacaaggaaaaacAACAAATCTCAAATCGAAATAAGCAGAATTCGAGCTTACCTCCGATATCAAGAGCCAGGTGTGATACTTGTTCGGCACATTTGTTCATCCCTCTCTCCTCGAATTCTCCTTCAGTTACTCCATTTCTATCCATTTTAAACAGAGTCAAGAATCAAAATTCCCTTATGATCTGCCACCAGCTCAATCTGCTCTATCCCTGATCAATTCTCCACGGATTtgggaaatatatatatatatatatatatataaggcaTGCATAAAGCAATTTGTTCTGTTTTAAGTTGGGTTACCAAACTCGAATGCGGACTCTACCTAACACTAATTGGATATAGTACAGAGAAAACGATGGCGTGATGACCCAACATCCATCTTGGAGGCTTCCAAAAATATGTTAGTCAACAAGTAATAATTAATCGCTTTAATTTGCCTTTGTTTTCCAGCTGATGTTTTTGCCAGAGCAGTAATTATCCAGCCAGAGCGAGTTTTCTTTTTATGACAAAATTACCCCTTCAGAAGTCAGCATGCCTACGGGTCCCCACTCCGCACTCCCACTCCTGTAAGCATCTCCTGTTCTGCCCTTTTCATTCAACACTTTTGGCGGTTGCTTCACCGTTTCCTCTGCACCACCAATTAGTGTAGCCACCGCCTTCAACCCGCGTCCTAACCACCTTCAATCCTTGGTGTAACACACATTTCTTTAGTTATTAATTTTCACATTTGTTGATTGTTTTAATCACAAGTATTGATTTTGCACCTGAAAACAATTTTTAGCCGttgctattttttttaatcgaaAAGTTTTACAAATCGAAAATTCTGAACTTGTGACATCTTACTGATAATCCTTCTCATCTTATCATCTAATTTAATTATCCTCGTACCatttaaagaaaagtaaattcATAAAGGGTGCACTTTATCTTTTGAAATTGGacactttttgttttttttttttatctaatttGGTATCGCTTGTCATATTTGAACCACATCTATACTCGATTGACATTCACAGATAAATATCAGATTTTTGGCTCCTTTGactttgtctctctctctctgtcccCTTTTGGATTATTAGATGACTAGGGACTAATTTGTTCGTCTACAATTTTGGTGACCATCGTGAGTAACGACCCGTATTGTTTGTAGTCAGATGATGCGAGCTGAGGTTTATAGTTGAACACTTTTTTAACAGCTTCTTGGACATCCCACTtacgtttgaaaaaaaaaaaaaagtctttaaCAGCTTCTTAGGGTCTTTAATTTTAATGGACAGACTATAATGACAAAAGGCAATTCTTTCTCATTTCATGGATTACCCTTCATCTTGACCTTTTCTAACCGAAGTTAGAATTACGGCTTTTACAAACCTAAACCCCAGAAGAACctccaaaagccggcaacttttgaaGGCCTCCCATGAGACTTATAACTACCCAACCCAACCCCCCCAAAACCGATGTGGGATGGCAACCCCACAAGGGCAAGCCAGTAGGCCGGCCGCTGCTAAGAGATAAAGCCAGTATGGATTACCCTTCATGTTTTCCTATTTTTCACCCGCATTTGTATAACACTGTAGAGGTCATGTACTACTCTGGAATTTAGTATAAGTTAGACTATATGACTTTTTCAGTAATCGGTTTGTCCCCACCCCCCAACTATGTATAaaaccacaaaagaaaaaaaaatataagagcCCTGAAATTATAAGTCCAAATAAATAACCCCATTACTTTATTGACCGTTTAAACTTTGACCAAGTCAGCAAAACCATAGAATGAACGCCCCAAATCACGTGTCAGTCAAAAAGAACTACCctcttccctctctctctctctctctttccttttcttccttctccctTTATTATACTATACTACTACTAGTATATATAAATGTCGAGAGTGGAATCCTTCCTTCAATTTGCTTCAACTTCAGAGTAATATACACTAATACTTAGATGCTTTACTTAGTATTAATTAACACAGGCAGCTGCTTAAACACTATTAATTATTTAGGTTTGTTTGAATTGAATATTAATTATTTACGCacacacaaaacaaaaagtagtataattataattttattttttaatcactttatATTTCACATACATTTCATCAAAAACTATTTAAGTAATTTTTTATCCAATCACAGTTGTGCATCTGGGTTCACAAGCATACAGTCCagaataccaaaaaaaaaaaaaagaaaaaaagaaaaactggcTAAGCCAAAAAGTCAGTCTGAACTTTGATTAGAATAAGAGTCAATATTATTAATCTCAAGCTGCGGACTACTAGTCTACTACTAAACTTCTTTcagaaaagacaaaaaaaaaaaaccgaatGGAGCTTAACTTGACAACCCATGCAACCGTCTCTCCCTTAAAAATTTATCCCctaataaaagtacggagaaaAGAATATCAATAATTCAAATTTTCAAGGACCAATCAGAATTCAGGATACAGCTTCCACTCCTGCTGCGCTTGCGCGGGAAAACACATACTCACGCAGGCTAACTAACAAAGGGAGCGGTCACTGGTCAGTGGAGCGGAAGAAACGATTAAGAAGAATGGAGGTCTCTTCCGTGCAAAATCTCTGCAAACATGTGAGTTCTAATAACCGTTTCTTCTGCGACGATCGTTTCCTTCCATCATTTCATCATATCAATGATGATATttcataataattttttttgttgttgaaaTTAACTTTTTTCACAGTTAATTTTCTGCGCAATTCAACGATGCCGGATGTCCGATGAGCTTTGCAGAATATCAATCGTTCTGAAACTTTGTCCAGAATTCAATCCTCCGCTCGTTCGAATTTCAGGCATCATTCTCgatttctctccctctctctcgccGATCGATTACTGTTTATCTTTTTTTAGTTGTAATTTTCATTTCCTTATATCCCCATATTTTTGCTCAAGTACCGAAACCTGACCGTGATTTTTGAATTGGTCGCAGTTTTAAAAATAGTCTAAGTTAGTCTGATTAAAATGATTAAACAAGTAGCCAAagtgttgttgttgtttttttttggagagATTGAAAGGTAAATTGAACAAAGACTTGGCTAGCTTTAGtgtcctttctttttttttttgaaaaaaaattggagtaGAGATTAGCGTGGTTAAACGacgtttttttttgttttgggttttgCTATAAACAGTTTCTGATACTGGTGTTGGATGCAACCTGAAAGAGTTTGAAGCTCTAAGATATGCGACTAATCCTATATCTGCCAGCAAATTTGGTGAGTTTAAATGAGAATAACATGCTTGACATCCTTATTTCTCAAGTTAGTGATTTCTGAAGCTCAAAACTAGTTCGTCTTCATGTGACCGGACAATTGCCTGAAAAGTGGATTTGGTTTTTGGCTTTGCAGATGGAGTAATCACTATTACCACTACGGGTGAGTTCCGTTTTCTTAAAATGTTTCTTTTAAATGCTTGAAAGATAGCTTTGACATAATAATTACCATCAAACGCGTAATTACCAAGCGTCTTATCTAAGGGGAGGTATTTCAATAAAATGGACTATTTCAGATTCGAACGTGCTTGATAATTTTGACTTGGGCCAGGACTAAAAAGTTCTAGATACTTTGAAACTTCTGCTTAACATTTCTTTCAATCACTAAGGAATGACGATCAGCCAGAAGTAGTCATCGTCTGACCGATCGGCTCGGACACCTGCAAATGGCTTGAGAAACAAAGGGATGGAATGGCTAATGAAACCTAATTTCTTTTCTAGATTGATCTCAAGAAAGACATGACTCACATTGTACCTTCCTGAATTATCGGTAATTCTAAGCCAATGTATGCCACTTCTGCAGGCATTTCTGATAATGAAATCCATACTTTCAGCTTGAACATAAATGAAACCATCTCCTCAGGGAGGCTGACAAAGCTATCTTCAATTTCGAAATGTGGTGCAAAATTCAGGCATGCCATCTTCTATACCGTAGTTTCCTTTCTCTTGAAGACATTGTTCTCAATTATTTTCCTCTTCCTTTTGTTTGAATTCTTCTTGTAGTGGGACTGAAGCTGTGCTATCAACAGCTGAAAGTTTAAACGACTTGCAGAGTGACATAAGCTTATTTCTCCATAAGGTTACATTCTTTATGTCCATTCTTTATCAAGGAAGCTGCCTGCTTATTTCTGAAAGCATGGCATTGTGCGAACTGAATCTTACCTGTTATTCGCCTTATCTCTCTTATGGTTTATCCTGCAGATGTCCATGGTGAAATTACCTGTACGTTCCAATCACCCTTCTCAATAATTTGTATGTACGGCATCTGCGATTTTGTATTCTAAAAGAACGTTGCATGGTCATGTAATCATGAGCATATCATGGATTTATGCTGGTCAGATGTGCAAATTCCACTACTGGTCTCGGGGACAATGCTAGACTTGGTCCTTGAATCTTTCATTCTTATGCTTTTATATGATTAACTGATGTACTTTGAGTTGGTTGCTATCTCAATGGACACTGGCAATGATTACGCCGTTTGCAAATGGTACCGATATTTTTCTTCTATGACATTTATCTAACAaacttattgaaaattttcctaGCTATGGTAGAGGTGTAATTTGCAGTTAATATATATTCAATGAAACTCGTAATTAATCCTGGAATCAGAACTTGTACTCATTCCATTTGTTCAGTTTCTTTTCAATCGCGCtttacaattatttttttatttggtcCTGTGAGCATGTGATGTATAGGGAGGGAATTTGGCTGGCCAGGATATATGTCAGAGAAAAGTACTGCGGATTGCAACTCTTCTATCTTCACAAGAACCCCGGATGAATGTTGTTGATATTTTACGTTGGCCCATGCTAGATCGAGCTCAATAGGCCAGAGCTGCCTAGGGTTTTGGGTTTATCAGATGTAGTCATAATTTTGGAAAAACTGTATTCACTATAAATGTTTCAACAGTAAGCAACTCTTCAGGGATTTTCAACCCCTAGTGTCTTTCTCACagtattatatattataatcaGGTTTCACATGCAAATTACGGGATTACCCTGAAACCAGGCCCTTGCTAAGGCTAATTCAGCAGACCAGTTACAATGATGAAGTGACTTTTTTTTGCAGACAGTTGCTGTTGAATTATTGGTGGACAGTCTAGGTGTACGGGGTTCACAGTTACAGAGTTGTGTTCTTGCAGTTGACTGCAGTCCTCTCCCTTCTTCTGCCACAAACATTGAACGTCTGAAGTCAGGCCTTGAAGAATATGTTCTCAAGCATGGAAATAGACTGgaaaatttttgtcaattatgCTTCTCAACTGCgtaagtttttgagaaattccaGCTTCTGTATGCTATAACCTGTTATGTTGTAGCTTTATGCCATTCAATGGACTGAATTTGATGGTTTGGAAACTCAGAGGTGTTCATATTCAGTTAAAGAAACAAAATTCTCTCCTAGTCAGCTATATTCAGGGCCATATTTCTGTTTTTCTTGTTACCATATTCATGACTTTagtttcattcattttaggTCAATTTTGACAATCGATTTCACTTCCCAATATGCAAACACTCTAAGGTTGAGTTTTCCACATACAGGAACTTTTTTGGGTTCCTTCAGTATGTATTCTCCTTAAACAAATTTGAGCTTTGAATACTATTGTTGGTAATGACACTTACGCCCTGAAGAAGCAGTTTTAGAGAAGAAAAGGAGTTTGTATTCTTTTCTGTGTCAAATCATCACTCATCTATTGCTTTCCCCTGTATTTGAAGATTAATTTGAATGATACTGGTTTGTCCtaaaaacttttttcttttggtgaCAAAGAATTCTCAAGAATCAAGTTGACCTAAAATTTTTTCCTGTACATGCATTGCTAGAATCCAAATTTAGCACACAACATGTAAACAATATAGGTATCCTATTATGGTCCAGGGAACATCTGAAGGTTGGAACTGGCATGGCTAAAAGGTCAGGTACAAGTCAAAGTAAAAGGCAGATGATGGAAGCTGTCGTTGTTATCAGTGAAACATCAGAACCAGCCTTTCCTGCCTGTTGCAGGCCCTCTGGCAAAAGAACAGAGGTTCGTCATGATCCATGTTTTGCTTCTTTGGTTGGTGCTTCTAATAAGGAGACTTAATCTTATTCGTTTTTCAAGAAATGCTTTGTAACAGTGTTGTTGCTGCAATACCCAACATGCATGTACATGTCATGCTAGTTTTGCTTAAAATTTATGAGAAAATAGGTGGGTAGGGCTATCTGACATGTTTGCAAATGCTTCGCTGGTAATTGTTGAAAATGATTGCTCTTCACAACTCAAATGATTACCATGTCCAACTCAACTTTGTCAGCCAGTATTTGTTACTTGAGGGGAGTGTGTTGTTTGAAATGGTTCTTGTCAAAGTTCTACTAGATGTGAAACTCTAGGAGGGAATGCTTatggtttcttagctttctgTCCCTTCTTTTCCCCCATTTTCTGACAACCAAATTATACAATCTATTGAAATGGGCAAAGATTTACAAAGTTTATCTTCTTAATTAGGCAACAGAAAGTGAAAAGGATTTTTATGGTCTGTCTATGACATAATGCAGCTGTCGGTGCCAAAGAAATGTAGTATGCTAGCTTAATGATGTAAAATCTCCTTCCTATGTTATAAAAAAATAAGTTGAACAGAAAACCTATTAATGCATTTGTGTTTGTCTGGGTTAACGTTTGATGGTGAATATCTTTCTTCAGGTCTTCTTTTTTAAGGACTTCACACCTTGCTCAATTCCCCAACCATCTTTGGATGCATTGACAAGCATCAAGTGGAAAGATTATGGTCTTACCCTGAAGAGGATTACTGATCAAGATGATATTGCACTTCTGGAATGGGAAAACCTGCCACCAAACTTCCACATTGACATTGCCCTCCACAGTTACCATAAAGAATATCCATTGTAGTCTGCTAAAGATCTGAGGATATTTCACCATTTATTGTGATATCTATATTTGGCATATTTTACACGCGTCTATTTCTTAACTTGATAAAAATGTCATGATGGTACCTAGCGCAGGTAACAGACAAGCAGACAAAACATTCACCAGAAAAGCTCTCAAGCTTGCGCTCGATGAACTGAAAGAAACCAATGATAAGGCTCTTCTAAGTTCTCATGCACTTAAGGTATGTTTTCTCCTCCATTAGGACCTCTGATTGTATTGCTCTTCTAGAAACGTATTCAGTTTTTCCAATAACAGCACAATGATAACCTAGACTTGACATCGGTAAATTTTACTGACAATGAAATCTTAGACTTTACGTTGGTAAATTTTACTGAACGAATTCTTATTGAGTTCCTTCGAGGCCATGACCGAATTAAATCTCAATCCTAATTTTTTATTTGGCATAACTGTTTCTAGTGGAGTGCTTTTGCTTCTAGAGGCTACTTATTTAATGACTTATGTGCATGCTTTTCATTGTCAACAGCTATTCTTAAAGACCGAATTTTTCTTTCGTCAGTTTCATCAAATTTTAAGCTAATCTAAAAGCTTGTTGCCTTTCTTCAGATTTGCAATTATGCACCTGATCTTGCGAAAACAATTGCTGGCCTAGTTTTGTCATCATGTGACATCAACTTCAAAAAAGAGTGCTTCTCTGTTCTTGGATTGCAATGCCAAAAACTCGAGGCAAGTGGCCTTGAAAACTGCATAAAGGACAAGATACTATCAGCCATAGGTTCAAATGACAGAAAGGCCCAACGAACCAGAGAACCTGCAGCtattctttttcaaaatgaatgCTTCCAGTTGGACTTCCAAGACGAAGATTATGAAGATGGTGAGGAAATGTTTAGCTCCTTAAAGTTGTAGAGAAATTTGAAGCCAAACGAATCTTGATTTTGTGACCCGCAATCTCCCAAATTGAAGTCTGAGATCGACTGTCTGCCTGTTTTTACCAGTGGCAATCTTTTTCATTTAATGCTTTCAACTATGCATTCCTTGCCACAGTGGTCTATGATATATTTCACTGATCTTTAGTGACTTTTCTCTCTAAAAATCCTGAGGACATATTCGGTCTACTATGGATTACTGGGGATAGTGGTGATCAACATTTTTCAACCCAGACGATGGGACAAATGTCAACTTCTCCCGGTTTACTCTGCTGATTCTGACATTCTGGATACTATCTCAGTAGTGGAATTAGGCCCTATATCTTCCAAGTATGACAGCTTCAGCTGCCCGTTTTCTTTGTATAATGTCAAAAATGTCattttcgaagctaaaatatcAGCATATATATTTTCATGAGACTTTCGATACACAATTAAGAAAGAGATTATTTGATTGCGATTTATTGGTGAATTACAGAGAAATTACACGCTCCTTTTCAATGCTAGATATTTATTTGGTTGTGATATAAACCAGCATTGAACTACATATATGGCCAAAGTATACGGTAAAGCATAGGATTGATTTGCACCAATGTTGGACACACACTCCCAAGTCTTTGGATTTACGCTTATTCTAAGCTGCAGAGGGAGCTGGGACGTAGGATAATGCAGGCTCAGGCATGGAGGCCATGATTGATGGTCTGGAGAAGGTCTCTTCCTCTGGGACAGGGTCTTCAGCCTTGAAGTCAAGGGAAGCATCATTGTAGACATCCCACCATTTCTGAACTAACATCTTGATATCTTCTCTGTCCATATTAGCTTCTTTGCCTGTGTACCTCCATGGTTTTGATCCCTATTTCATTGAATAATACCAGATAAATGTCATAAAAGTTAGCAAGGACTATCGTTCATTGCTGCCAATAGATAAAAAGCGTGCATATATAGGGGAATTGCATACCGCAGCGCAGTAGTGAACCACTTTAACTTCATCGAGTTCCACGTTCTCCGGATGGCGCCAAAGCATCGCTAGAACCAAATTGTACGCCAAAGAAATGGGTTTGTACGTAGTTTGGAAGAACATGTTCAAGAAATCCTGTTCCACATCCAGGTAGAAAAATTGTACCATCAGTATTTAAAACTTGGTCCGTGGTGCATGAAGTATGGATTCTAGTTCTTGACCTTTTCTAACCGAAGTTAGAGCTACGATTTTTACAAACCTAAACTCCAGAAGAACCTCCAAACCTAACCGAAGTATGGATTCTAGTTAAGACCACGGAAAAGGTATTAAGTGGTAGTCAAATTAGATAGTCAAAGGAGAGAGAATAAATGGATGTGGCCGCAAAGATGTATCAGACCTGCTCTGCAAATAGTGTTGGCGGAGTGATTTGGAGAGTTTCAAGCAGATTTTCGTAGGTCAAACGGCTGGGCTCAAAGACAAACATGCCAGCGTTGAAATACAGAGGAGGAGGTGAACCCATATCAGCTGGCCAGGTAACTTTGTCCGGGCACTGTTGGCAATATCCAATGGAGTACTGTGGGGAATTACTCCATGTCTTCTCGCAGAAGCAATCCATCACTGCATAAAAGTATCCATCTGCTGCGTCAAACAGATGGTCGATGTTGTCATAAACTTGGATGTCTGCGTCTAGGTAGATCATCTTGCTGTACTCCTCAAACTGTCATGACCACAGTTATTTGATTAGTCACTCCTAATAGTAACCCAAATATGATTGCTCTAAAATACAAAACAGAAATGCTAGAACGGCTTAAACATAGAGCTGTGGATTAAGGATTACTGTAACATATTATAGCATCACTCCTGATTATATAGATAGAGTGTGGCGGTGatggtttttttcttttattgttgTGGTGAAATAATGAAATTAGGATATAAAAGGATATTTTCTGGCTTTTGCGTTTCTCAGCCTTTGTCTTGGGGCTTCTTTGTTTCTTAAGGAAGATTCTATCTATCAAGTGCAGGTCAAGCTTAACCTAAGCTGATCCAAGTGACATGGGCCATAGAAGATTTTGGCACACAAACAGGAAGCAGAAACAGATACGCTTCACTGAGTCATGATACCATAGGCAGGCAATGGCTATGCACACATCTGGTAGACCTATTAGACTAAGACTTGAAATGTTTTTCAGGTTTACTTACGTTCCATATGCGGAGCTTGGAATAATTGATGACATAGTAAGCCATAGCAAACTGAATCTGATTTTCAGGAGGGTAAATGGGCTCAATTTCACGAACAATGCAACCCTGTGACCTTAA from Coffea eugenioides isolate CCC68of chromosome 8, Ceug_1.0, whole genome shotgun sequence encodes the following:
- the LOC113780532 gene encoding type 2 DNA topoisomerase 6 subunit B-like, whose product is MYATSAGISDNEIHTFSLNINETISSGRLTKLSSISKCGAKFSGTEAVLSTAESLNDLQSDISLFLHKMSMVKLPTVAVELLVDSLGVRGSQLQSCVLAVDCSPLPSSATNIERLKSGLEEYVLKHGNRLENFCQLCFSTAEHLKVGTGMAKRSGTSQSKRQMMEAVVVISETSEPAFPACCRPSGKRTEVFFFKDFTPCSIPQPSLDALTSIKWKDYGLTLKRITDQDDIALLEWENLPPNFHIDIALHSYHKEYPFAGNRQADKTFTRKALKLALDELKETNDKALLSSHALKICNYAPDLAKTIAGLVLSSCDINFKKECFSVLGLQCQKLEASGLENCIKDKILSAIGSNDRKAQRTREPAAILFQNECFQLDFQDEDYEDGEEMFSSLKL
- the LOC113779604 gene encoding galactinol synthase 1-like, yielding MAPQEVPAEAFTAAGKVSTLSNTGYSKRAYVTFLAGNGDYVKGVVGLAKGLRKVNSAYPLVVAILPDVPEEHREILRSQGCIVREIEPIYPPENQIQFAMAYYVINYSKLRIWNFEEYSKMIYLDADIQVYDNIDHLFDAADGYFYAVMDCFCEKTWSNSPQYSIGYCQQCPDKVTWPADMGSPPPLYFNAGMFVFEPSRLTYENLLETLQITPPTLFAEQDFLNMFFQTTYKPISLAYNLVLAMLWRHPENVELDEVKVVHYCAAGSKPWRYTGKEANMDREDIKMLVQKWWDVYNDASLDFKAEDPVPEEETFSRPSIMASMPEPALSYVPAPSAA